From Hirundo rustica isolate bHirRus1 chromosome 1, bHirRus1.pri.v3, whole genome shotgun sequence, a single genomic window includes:
- the HNRNPA2B1 gene encoding heterogeneous nuclear ribonucleoproteins A2/B1 isoform X1 — protein MPRGDRESDWREKEQFRKLFIGGLSFETTEESLRSYYEQWGKLTDCVVMRDPASKRSRGFGFVTFSSMAEVDAAMAARPHTIDGRVVEPKRAVAREESGKPGAHVTVKKLFVGGIKEDTEEHHLRDYFEEYGKIDTIEIITDRQSGKKRGFGFVTFDDHDPVDKIVLQKYHTINGHNAEVRKALSRQEMQEVQNSRSGRGGNFGFGDARGGGGNFGPGPGSNFRGGAGKTDGYGSGRGFGDGYNGYGGGPGGGNFGGSPGYGGGRGGYGGGGPGYGNQGGGYGGGYDNYGGGNYGSGNYNDFGNYNQQPSNYGPMKSGNFGGSRNMGGPYGGGNYGPGGSGGSGGYGGRSRY, from the exons agggaaaaggagcagttCCGCAAACTGTTTATTGGCGGCTTAAGCTTTGAAACCACAGAGGAAAGCTTGAGGAGTTATTATGAGCAATGGGGAAAACTTACAGACTGTGTG GTAATGAGGGATCCTGCAAGCAAAAGATCAAGGGGATTTGGTTTTGTAACATTCTCTTCCATGGCTGAAGTTGATGCAGCTATGGCTGCAAGACCTCACACGATTGATGGAAGGGTGGTTGAGCCTAAGAGAGCTGTGGCTAGAGAG GAATCTGGAAAACCTGGTGCTCATGTTActgtgaaaaaattatttgttggTGGTATTAAAGAGGACACTGAAGAGCACCACCTTCGTGACTACTTTGAGGAATACGGAAAAATCGACACTATTGAAATCATTACTGACAGACAGTCTGGTAAAAAGagagggtttggttttgttacaTTTGATGACCATGATCCTGTGGATAAAATTGTAT TGCAGAAGTACCACACCATCAATGGCCATAATGCAGAAGTGAGGAAAGCTCTCTCTAGACAGGAAATGCAGGAGGTTCAAAATTCTAGGAGTGGGAGAGGAG GGAACTTTGGTTTTGGTGATGCTCGTGGAGGTGGTGGCAACTTCGGTCCAGGACCTGGCAGCAATTTCAGAGGGGGAGCCGGTAAGACAG ATGGATATGGAAGCGGCCGTGGATTTGGTGATGGATATAATGGATATGGCGGAGGACCTGGAG GTGGCAACTTTGGTGGCAGTCCTGGTtatggaggaggaagaggaggctaTGGTGGAGGAGGACCTGGATATGGCAACCAGGGTGGGGGCTATGGAGGTGGTTATGACAACTATGGAGGAG GCAATTATGGAAGTGGAAACTATAATGATTTTGGCAATTACAACCAACAACCTTCAAATTATGGTCCGATGAAGAGTGGAAATTTTGGTGGCAGCAGGAACATGGGGGGACCATATGGTGGAG GAAACTATGGTCCCGGGGGCAGTGGAGGAAGTGGTGGATATGGAGGGAGGAGCCGTTACTGA
- the HNRNPA2B1 gene encoding heterogeneous nuclear ribonucleoproteins A2/B1 isoform X2 codes for MPRGDRESDWREKEQFRKLFIGGLSFETTEESLRSYYEQWGKLTDCVVMRDPASKRSRGFGFVTFSSMAEVDAAMAARPHTIDGRVVEPKRAVAREESGKPGAHVTVKKLFVGGIKEDTEEHHLRDYFEEYGKIDTIEIITDRQSGKKRGFGFVTFDDHDPVDKIVLQKYHTINGHNAEVRKALSRQEMQEVQNSRSGRGGNFGFGDARGGGGNFGPGPGSNFRGGADGYGSGRGFGDGYNGYGGGPGGGNFGGSPGYGGGRGGYGGGGPGYGNQGGGYGGGYDNYGGGNYGSGNYNDFGNYNQQPSNYGPMKSGNFGGSRNMGGPYGGGNYGPGGSGGSGGYGGRSRY; via the exons agggaaaaggagcagttCCGCAAACTGTTTATTGGCGGCTTAAGCTTTGAAACCACAGAGGAAAGCTTGAGGAGTTATTATGAGCAATGGGGAAAACTTACAGACTGTGTG GTAATGAGGGATCCTGCAAGCAAAAGATCAAGGGGATTTGGTTTTGTAACATTCTCTTCCATGGCTGAAGTTGATGCAGCTATGGCTGCAAGACCTCACACGATTGATGGAAGGGTGGTTGAGCCTAAGAGAGCTGTGGCTAGAGAG GAATCTGGAAAACCTGGTGCTCATGTTActgtgaaaaaattatttgttggTGGTATTAAAGAGGACACTGAAGAGCACCACCTTCGTGACTACTTTGAGGAATACGGAAAAATCGACACTATTGAAATCATTACTGACAGACAGTCTGGTAAAAAGagagggtttggttttgttacaTTTGATGACCATGATCCTGTGGATAAAATTGTAT TGCAGAAGTACCACACCATCAATGGCCATAATGCAGAAGTGAGGAAAGCTCTCTCTAGACAGGAAATGCAGGAGGTTCAAAATTCTAGGAGTGGGAGAGGAG GGAACTTTGGTTTTGGTGATGCTCGTGGAGGTGGTGGCAACTTCGGTCCAGGACCTGGCAGCAATTTCAGAGGGGGAGCCG ATGGATATGGAAGCGGCCGTGGATTTGGTGATGGATATAATGGATATGGCGGAGGACCTGGAG GTGGCAACTTTGGTGGCAGTCCTGGTtatggaggaggaagaggaggctaTGGTGGAGGAGGACCTGGATATGGCAACCAGGGTGGGGGCTATGGAGGTGGTTATGACAACTATGGAGGAG GCAATTATGGAAGTGGAAACTATAATGATTTTGGCAATTACAACCAACAACCTTCAAATTATGGTCCGATGAAGAGTGGAAATTTTGGTGGCAGCAGGAACATGGGGGGACCATATGGTGGAG GAAACTATGGTCCCGGGGGCAGTGGAGGAAGTGGTGGATATGGAGGGAGGAGCCGTTACTGA
- the HNRNPA2B1 gene encoding heterogeneous nuclear ribonucleoproteins A2/B1 isoform X4, with protein MKNMREKEQFRKLFIGGLSFETTEESLRSYYEQWGKLTDCVVMRDPASKRSRGFGFVTFSSMAEVDAAMAARPHTIDGRVVEPKRAVAREESGKPGAHVTVKKLFVGGIKEDTEEHHLRDYFEEYGKIDTIEIITDRQSGKKRGFGFVTFDDHDPVDKIVLQKYHTINGHNAEVRKALSRQEMQEVQNSRSGRGGNFGFGDARGGGGNFGPGPGSNFRGGADGYGSGRGFGDGYNGYGGGPGGGNFGGSPGYGGGRGGYGGGGPGYGNQGGGYGGGYDNYGGGNYGSGNYNDFGNYNQQPSNYGPMKSGNFGGSRNMGGPYGGGNYGPGGSGGSGGYGGRSRY; from the exons agggaaaaggagcagttCCGCAAACTGTTTATTGGCGGCTTAAGCTTTGAAACCACAGAGGAAAGCTTGAGGAGTTATTATGAGCAATGGGGAAAACTTACAGACTGTGTG GTAATGAGGGATCCTGCAAGCAAAAGATCAAGGGGATTTGGTTTTGTAACATTCTCTTCCATGGCTGAAGTTGATGCAGCTATGGCTGCAAGACCTCACACGATTGATGGAAGGGTGGTTGAGCCTAAGAGAGCTGTGGCTAGAGAG GAATCTGGAAAACCTGGTGCTCATGTTActgtgaaaaaattatttgttggTGGTATTAAAGAGGACACTGAAGAGCACCACCTTCGTGACTACTTTGAGGAATACGGAAAAATCGACACTATTGAAATCATTACTGACAGACAGTCTGGTAAAAAGagagggtttggttttgttacaTTTGATGACCATGATCCTGTGGATAAAATTGTAT TGCAGAAGTACCACACCATCAATGGCCATAATGCAGAAGTGAGGAAAGCTCTCTCTAGACAGGAAATGCAGGAGGTTCAAAATTCTAGGAGTGGGAGAGGAG GGAACTTTGGTTTTGGTGATGCTCGTGGAGGTGGTGGCAACTTCGGTCCAGGACCTGGCAGCAATTTCAGAGGGGGAGCCG ATGGATATGGAAGCGGCCGTGGATTTGGTGATGGATATAATGGATATGGCGGAGGACCTGGAG GTGGCAACTTTGGTGGCAGTCCTGGTtatggaggaggaagaggaggctaTGGTGGAGGAGGACCTGGATATGGCAACCAGGGTGGGGGCTATGGAGGTGGTTATGACAACTATGGAGGAG GCAATTATGGAAGTGGAAACTATAATGATTTTGGCAATTACAACCAACAACCTTCAAATTATGGTCCGATGAAGAGTGGAAATTTTGGTGGCAGCAGGAACATGGGGGGACCATATGGTGGAG GAAACTATGGTCCCGGGGGCAGTGGAGGAAGTGGTGGATATGGAGGGAGGAGCCGTTACTGA
- the HNRNPA2B1 gene encoding heterogeneous nuclear ribonucleoproteins A2/B1 isoform X3, whose translation MKNMREKEQFRKLFIGGLSFETTEESLRSYYEQWGKLTDCVVMRDPASKRSRGFGFVTFSSMAEVDAAMAARPHTIDGRVVEPKRAVAREESGKPGAHVTVKKLFVGGIKEDTEEHHLRDYFEEYGKIDTIEIITDRQSGKKRGFGFVTFDDHDPVDKIVLQKYHTINGHNAEVRKALSRQEMQEVQNSRSGRGGNFGFGDARGGGGNFGPGPGSNFRGGAGKTDGYGSGRGFGDGYNGYGGGPGGGNFGGSPGYGGGRGGYGGGGPGYGNQGGGYGGGYDNYGGGNYGSGNYNDFGNYNQQPSNYGPMKSGNFGGSRNMGGPYGGGNYGPGGSGGSGGYGGRSRY comes from the exons agggaaaaggagcagttCCGCAAACTGTTTATTGGCGGCTTAAGCTTTGAAACCACAGAGGAAAGCTTGAGGAGTTATTATGAGCAATGGGGAAAACTTACAGACTGTGTG GTAATGAGGGATCCTGCAAGCAAAAGATCAAGGGGATTTGGTTTTGTAACATTCTCTTCCATGGCTGAAGTTGATGCAGCTATGGCTGCAAGACCTCACACGATTGATGGAAGGGTGGTTGAGCCTAAGAGAGCTGTGGCTAGAGAG GAATCTGGAAAACCTGGTGCTCATGTTActgtgaaaaaattatttgttggTGGTATTAAAGAGGACACTGAAGAGCACCACCTTCGTGACTACTTTGAGGAATACGGAAAAATCGACACTATTGAAATCATTACTGACAGACAGTCTGGTAAAAAGagagggtttggttttgttacaTTTGATGACCATGATCCTGTGGATAAAATTGTAT TGCAGAAGTACCACACCATCAATGGCCATAATGCAGAAGTGAGGAAAGCTCTCTCTAGACAGGAAATGCAGGAGGTTCAAAATTCTAGGAGTGGGAGAGGAG GGAACTTTGGTTTTGGTGATGCTCGTGGAGGTGGTGGCAACTTCGGTCCAGGACCTGGCAGCAATTTCAGAGGGGGAGCCGGTAAGACAG ATGGATATGGAAGCGGCCGTGGATTTGGTGATGGATATAATGGATATGGCGGAGGACCTGGAG GTGGCAACTTTGGTGGCAGTCCTGGTtatggaggaggaagaggaggctaTGGTGGAGGAGGACCTGGATATGGCAACCAGGGTGGGGGCTATGGAGGTGGTTATGACAACTATGGAGGAG GCAATTATGGAAGTGGAAACTATAATGATTTTGGCAATTACAACCAACAACCTTCAAATTATGGTCCGATGAAGAGTGGAAATTTTGGTGGCAGCAGGAACATGGGGGGACCATATGGTGGAG GAAACTATGGTCCCGGGGGCAGTGGAGGAAGTGGTGGATATGGAGGGAGGAGCCGTTACTGA